Proteins from a genomic interval of Hoplias malabaricus isolate fHopMal1 chromosome 13, fHopMal1.hap1, whole genome shotgun sequence:
- the ifi35 gene encoding interferon-induced protein 35 isoform X1, whose translation MSSDEPSTTQFVNGQNNRTPTEQDFSIVSDEQINLQMIQKDIEKLKVQYETLLKDHKLFSDGIESNHKYTQEFQQRAVNLKRNLDNDRVAQAETVKKEQLKLDAVKQQNILLKTELMTMDQKLRDMEETNQSLRQQTEVSTAVPEKKVVFTGETANGAQALSFDMKPHIVYTMEGGTALITFEEEEVTEKILALKEHEVSLGDCRIVVQAEPVRFLVPSGVEMDTQVCPRRILVSNLPKNESVDRVLDKLEIYFSKKKNGGGEVEDIDMLDDSGNVVITFVDDDVAKGLTDKQTHEVELERGKKLKVKVTPFLNGGITHLQTCNAVCDKTVLLTGIPPVMDLDNLQDLLEIHFQKSANSGGEVDAIVYNPVGQRTLAVFQEDSSKDE comes from the exons ATGTCTTCGGATGAG CCTTCTACCACCCAGTTCGTCAATGGTCAGAAcaacaggacccccacagagcag GATTTCTCTATTGTAAGTGATGAACAAATTAACCTTCAGATGATCCAGAAGGACATTGAAAAACTCAAG GTGCAGTATGAAACCCTGCTGAAGGATCACAAGCTTTTCTCTGACGGCATAGAGAGTAATCACAAATATACTCAAGAGTTCCAGCAACGAGCGGTGAACCTGAAAAGGAATCTGGACAATGACAGAGTCGCTCAAGCAGAGACAGTCAAGAAAGAGCAG CTGAAGCTAGACGCTGTAAAGCAGCAGAACATTTTGCTGAAGACAGAGCTGATGACTATGGATCAGAAACTCAGAGACATGGAGGAAACCAACCAGAGCCTCAGGCAGCAGACTGAG GTGTCCACTGCGGTGCCAGAAAAGAAGGTGGTGTTTACTGGAGAGACGGCTAACGGCGCTCAGGCTTTGAGCTTTGATATGAAACCTCACATCGTTTACACCATGGAGGGAGGGACAGCTCTCATCACTTTCGAGGAGGAGGAAG TGACTGAGAAAATCCTGGCTCTAAAGGAGCACGAGGTGTCCCTGGGTGACTGTAGGATCGTGGTCCAGGCCGAGCCAGTGCGCTTCCTCGTGCCCTCAGGAGTGGAG ATGGACACTCAGGTGTGTCCACGACGAATTCTCGTCTCCAATCTTCCAAAGAATGAGAGCGTGGACAGAGTCCTTGACAAACTGGAGATTTACTTCTCCAAGAAGAAGAATGGAGGAGGAGAAGTGGAGGACATAGACATGCTGGACGACTCCGGGAATGTGGTCATCACATTTGTGGACGATGACG TTGCTAAAGGCCTTACGGATAAACAGACACATGAGGTGGAGTTGGAAAGAGGAAAGAAACTAAAAGTGAAGGTCACTCCCTTCCTCAACGGAGGCATCACACACCTACAG ACGTGTAACGCAGTGTGTGATAAGACAGTTCTCCTGACGGGAATCCCGCCTGTGATGGACCTGGACAATCTGCAGGACCTGCTGGAGATCCACTTCCAGAAATCTGCCAACAGCGGTGGAGAGGTGGACGCCATTGTGTACAACCCAGTGGGCCAGAGGACCCTGGCCGTGTTCCAGGAGGATTCTTCCAAAGACGAATag
- the ifi35 gene encoding interferon-induced protein 35 isoform X2: protein MSSDEDFSIVSDEQINLQMIQKDIEKLKVQYETLLKDHKLFSDGIESNHKYTQEFQQRAVNLKRNLDNDRVAQAETVKKEQLKLDAVKQQNILLKTELMTMDQKLRDMEETNQSLRQQTEVSTAVPEKKVVFTGETANGAQALSFDMKPHIVYTMEGGTALITFEEEEVTEKILALKEHEVSLGDCRIVVQAEPVRFLVPSGVEMDTQVCPRRILVSNLPKNESVDRVLDKLEIYFSKKKNGGGEVEDIDMLDDSGNVVITFVDDDVAKGLTDKQTHEVELERGKKLKVKVTPFLNGGITHLQTCNAVCDKTVLLTGIPPVMDLDNLQDLLEIHFQKSANSGGEVDAIVYNPVGQRTLAVFQEDSSKDE from the exons ATGTCTTCGGATGAG GATTTCTCTATTGTAAGTGATGAACAAATTAACCTTCAGATGATCCAGAAGGACATTGAAAAACTCAAG GTGCAGTATGAAACCCTGCTGAAGGATCACAAGCTTTTCTCTGACGGCATAGAGAGTAATCACAAATATACTCAAGAGTTCCAGCAACGAGCGGTGAACCTGAAAAGGAATCTGGACAATGACAGAGTCGCTCAAGCAGAGACAGTCAAGAAAGAGCAG CTGAAGCTAGACGCTGTAAAGCAGCAGAACATTTTGCTGAAGACAGAGCTGATGACTATGGATCAGAAACTCAGAGACATGGAGGAAACCAACCAGAGCCTCAGGCAGCAGACTGAG GTGTCCACTGCGGTGCCAGAAAAGAAGGTGGTGTTTACTGGAGAGACGGCTAACGGCGCTCAGGCTTTGAGCTTTGATATGAAACCTCACATCGTTTACACCATGGAGGGAGGGACAGCTCTCATCACTTTCGAGGAGGAGGAAG TGACTGAGAAAATCCTGGCTCTAAAGGAGCACGAGGTGTCCCTGGGTGACTGTAGGATCGTGGTCCAGGCCGAGCCAGTGCGCTTCCTCGTGCCCTCAGGAGTGGAG ATGGACACTCAGGTGTGTCCACGACGAATTCTCGTCTCCAATCTTCCAAAGAATGAGAGCGTGGACAGAGTCCTTGACAAACTGGAGATTTACTTCTCCAAGAAGAAGAATGGAGGAGGAGAAGTGGAGGACATAGACATGCTGGACGACTCCGGGAATGTGGTCATCACATTTGTGGACGATGACG TTGCTAAAGGCCTTACGGATAAACAGACACATGAGGTGGAGTTGGAAAGAGGAAAGAAACTAAAAGTGAAGGTCACTCCCTTCCTCAACGGAGGCATCACACACCTACAG ACGTGTAACGCAGTGTGTGATAAGACAGTTCTCCTGACGGGAATCCCGCCTGTGATGGACCTGGACAATCTGCAGGACCTGCTGGAGATCCACTTCCAGAAATCTGCCAACAGCGGTGGAGAGGTGGACGCCATTGTGTACAACCCAGTGGGCCAGAGGACCCTGGCCGTGTTCCAGGAGGATTCTTCCAAAGACGAATag
- the grna gene encoding granulin a isoform X1, with product MKIPAVAARLLFYNLQRRRRRENRLTRRLWERLLITLPKVLQVFLKIHFFFMHLNMLKLTLGLSLLSLVVSSKCPSEQLCRDRETCCLIQTSGEYSCCPFHQGECCEDHLHCCPEGMLCQTAESSCSNSTHSVPWTERRTATQTLSLAKSFRMISATVASKDNIICPDNSSCPAEFSCLKLTDKYSCCPVTQGIVCSDGKHCCPSDHDCSIDSTSCVRKREPVKAVICADGMSECPVQTSCCKTADGSWGCCPMPRAVCCADNVHCCPEDTVCHINSSKCVSSTRQELPMWSKFPARLRAAWEDHKAIVVTQKATTKHPETTTTTATTTTTTAATTTTTTTVPTTTTTTAPTTTTTTLPNTTFIATNTTSLGTDVSKVSDVPCDDTVACKDGQTCCKDGKGGWACCPMEQAVCCEDFMHCCPHGTVCNLPAGTCDTPSGSVPWLEKRPSRPIRGQKPPQTKVSDVPCDDTVACKDGQTCCKDGKGGWACCPMEQAVCCEDFMHCCPHGTVCNLPAGTCDTPSGSVPWLEKRPSRPIRGQKPPQTKVSDVPCDDTVACKDGQTCCKDGKGGWACCPMEQAVCCEDFMHCCPHGTVCNLPAGTCDTPSGSVPWLEKRPSRPIRGQKPPQTKVSDVPCDDTVACKDGQTCCKDGKGGWACCPMEQAVCCEDFMHCCPHGTVCNLPAGTCDTPSGSVPWLEKRPSRPIRGQKPPQTKVSDVPCDDTVACKDGQTCCKDGKGGWACCPMEQAVCCEDFMHCCPQGTVCNLPAGTCDTPSGSVPWLEKKPSRPITGQKHEGKGLNAANISCDSSHSCPASNSCCKDLDGNWGCCPFSQGVCCQDHLHCCPHDTKCNFRTLSCDSGSSSVPMAMIISARTHGQQKKVKEEKPKEDNSSSGVQCDEHTSCPDHSTCCFIGKTNKWGCCPLTNAVCCQDGEHCCPDQYKCDRSQTSCVKGQVVIPWYTKIAAESSSDLSSIRCDSQTNCPIGATCCRLGSGKWGCCPLPEATCCSDREHCCPKGFMCDEDTGSCVKSILLQVETVPLTSIRHLQTDKQCGGGYTCSESETCCRTSQTSWSCCPSPQAVCCSDMKHCCPAGYVCENNGMCTQATAFNWDHWQVFFSRKKRALLV from the exons ATGAAGATACCGGCTGTAGCAGCACGGCTTCTATTTTATAATCTACAGCGTCGGCGAAGGAGAGAGAACAG GTTGACCAGGAGACTGTGGGAGAGATTGCTTATCACTTTGCCCAAAGTTCTCCAGGTGTTCTTGAAGATCCACTTCTTTTTCATGCATTTAAAC ATGCTGAAACTAACCCTAGGTTTGTCCTTGTTGAGCCTGGTGGTCAGCTCAAAGTGTCCCAGTGAACAGCTTTGTAGGGACAGAGAGACATGTTGCCTGATCCAGACTTCTGGAGAGTACAGCTGCTGCCCTTTCCATCAG ggagAGTGTTGTGAAGACCACTTGCATTGTTGTCCCGAGGGGATGTTGTGCCAAACTGCAGAATCCAGTTGTTCAAACTCCACTCACTCTGTGCCATGGACTGAGAGGAggactgccacacagacattgaGTCTCGCTAAA TCCTTCAGGATGATCAGTGCCACCGTGGCCAGTAAGGATAACATCATCTGTCCGGATAACTCCTCCTGTCCAGCCGAGTTCTCCTGCCTCAAGCTGACTGATAAATACAGCTGCTGTCCAGTCACACAG GGCATCGTCTGCTCAGACGGAAAACACTGCTGTCCCAGTGATCACGACTGCAGCATTGACAGCACCTCCTGTGTCAGAAAGAGAG agccTGTGAAGGCAGTGATATGTGCTGATGGAATGTCAGAGTGTCCAGTACAGACCTCATGTTGTAAGACTGCTGACGGAAGCTGGGGCTGTTGCCCGATGCCCAGA GCTGTATGCTGTGCTGACAACGTCCACTGTTGTCCAGAAGACACTGTTTGTCACATTAACAGCTCCAAGTGTGTGTCCTCCACCAGACAGGAGCTGCCGATGTGGTCCAAGTTCCCCGCTCGCCTCAGAGCTGCCTGGGAGGACCACAAAG ccaTAGTAGTGACTCAAAAGGCGACAACTAAACACCCTGAAACCACTacaactactgctactactactaccaccactgctgctactactactactactactactgttcctactactactactactacagctcctactactaccactactactcTTCCTAATACTACTTTTATTGCTACTAATACTACTTCTCTCGGCACTGATGTTTCAAAGG TGTCCGATGTTCCCTGTGATGACACTGTGGCCTGTAAAGATGGACAGACGTGCTGTAAGGATGGGAAAGGAGGCTGGGCGTGTTGCCCAATGGAGCAG GCGGTGTGCTGTGAAGACTTCATGCACTGCTGTCCTCATGGGACAGTCTGTAACCTCCCTGCAGGGACATGTGACACACCCTCAGGTTCTGTGCCCTGGCTGGAGAAGAGGCCCAGCCGACCAATcagaggacagaaacctccACAAACTAAAG TGTCTGATGTTCCCTGTGATGACACTGTGGCCTGTAAAGATGGACAGACGTGCTGTAAGGATGGGAAAGGAGGCTGGGCGTGTTGTCCAATGGAGCAG GCGGTGTGCTGTGAAGACTTCATGCACTGCTGTCCTCATGGGACAGTCTGCAACCTCCCTGCAGGGACATGTGACACACCCTCAGGTTCTGTGCCCTGGCTGGAGAAGAGGCCCAGCCGACCAATcagaggacagaaacctccACAGACTAAAG TGTCTGATGTTCCCTGTGATGACACTGTGGCCTGTAAAGATGGACAGACGTGCTGTAAGGATGGGAAAGGAGGCTGGGCGTGTTGCCCAATGGAGCAG GCGGTGTGCTGTGAAGACTTCATGCACTGCTGTCCTCATGGGACAGTCTGTAACCTCCCTGCAGGGACATGTGACACACCCTCAGGTTCTGTGCCCTGGCTGGAGAAGAGGCCCAGCCGACCAATcagaggacagaaacctccACAGACTAAAG TGTCTGATGTTCCCTGTGATGACACTGTGGCCTGTAAAGATGGACAGACGTGCTGTAAGGATGGGAAAGGAGGCTGGGCGTGTTGTCCAATGGAGCAG GCGGTGTGCTGTGAAGACTTCATGCACTGCTGTCCTCATGGGACAGTCTGCAACCTCCCTGCAGGGACATGTGACACACCCTCAGGTTCTGTGCCCTGGCTGGAGAAGAGGCCCAGCCGACCAATcagaggacagaaacctccACAGACTAAAG TGTCCGATGTTCCCTGTGATGACACTGTGGCCTGTAAAGATGGACAGACGTGCTGTAAGGATGGGAAAGGAGGCTGGGCGTGTTGCCCAATGGAGCAG GCGGTGTGCTGTGAAGACTTCATGCACTGCTGTCCTCAAGGAACAGTCTGTAACCTCCCTGCAGGGACATGTGACACACCCTCAGGTTCTGTGCCCTGGCTGGAGAAGAAGCCCAGCCGACCAATCACTGGACAGAAACATGAGGGTAAAGGACTCAATGCAGCGAACATCAGCTGTGACTCGTCTCATTCCTGCCCAGCTTCCAACTCATGTTGTAAAGATTTGGATGGGAACTGGGGCTGCTGTCCTTTCTCTCAG GGTGTTTGCTGCCAGGACCATTTACACTGTTGTCCACACGACACTAAGTGTAACTTCAGAACACTCTCCTGTGATAGCGGCAGCAGCTCTGTTCCCATGGCTATGATCATCTCAGCCAGGACGCACGGGCAGCAGAAGAAGGTCAAAGAGGAGAAGCCAAAGGAGGATAACAGCAGCAGCGGTGTTCAATGTGATGAACACACTTCCTGCCCTGATCACTCCACTTGTTGCTTCAttggcaaaacaaacaaatggggCTGCTGCCCTCTGACCAAC GCCGTGTGTTGTCAGGATGGAGAGCACTGCTGTCCAGATCAGTATAAGTGCGACAGGTCTCAGACGTCTTGCGTTAAAGGACAGGTGGTCATTCCATGGTACACTAAAATagcagcagagagcagctctgACCTCAGCTCTATCCGGTGCGACTCTCAGACAAACTGCCCCATTGGCGCCACCTGCTGTAGACTGGGCTCAGGAAAATGGGGCTGCTGCCCTCTTCcagag GCGACCTGCTGCTCAGACAGAGAGCACTGCTGCCCTAAGGGCTTCATGTGTGACGAGGACACTGGTTCGTGTGTGAAGAGCATCCTCCTGCAGGTGGAGACTGTCCCTCTCACAAGCATCAGACATCTGCAGACTGATAAACAGTGTGGAGGAGGATATACCTGCAGTGAATCTGAGACCTGCTGTAGAACCTCTCAGACTTCCTGGAGCTGCTGCCCCTCTCCACAG
- the grna gene encoding granulin a isoform X2: protein MKIPAVAARLLFYNLQRRRRRENRLTRRLWERLLITLPKVLQVFLKIHFFFMHLNMLKLTLGLSLLSLVVSSKCPSEQLCRDRETCCLIQTSGEYSCCPFHQGECCEDHLHCCPEGMLCQTAESSCSNSTHSVPWTERRTATQTLSLAKSFRMISATVASKDNIICPDNSSCPAEFSCLKLTDKYSCCPVTQGIVCSDGKHCCPSDHDCSIDSTSCVRKREPVKAVICADGMSECPVQTSCCKTADGSWGCCPMPRAVCCADNVHCCPEDTVCHINSSKCVSSTRQELPMWSKFPARLRAAWEDHKVSDVPCDDTVACKDGQTCCKDGKGGWACCPMEQAVCCEDFMHCCPHGTVCNLPAGTCDTPSGSVPWLEKRPSRPIRGQKPPQTKVSDVPCDDTVACKDGQTCCKDGKGGWACCPMEQAVCCEDFMHCCPHGTVCNLPAGTCDTPSGSVPWLEKRPSRPIRGQKPPQTKVSDVPCDDTVACKDGQTCCKDGKGGWACCPMEQAVCCEDFMHCCPHGTVCNLPAGTCDTPSGSVPWLEKRPSRPIRGQKPPQTKVSDVPCDDTVACKDGQTCCKDGKGGWACCPMEQAVCCEDFMHCCPHGTVCNLPAGTCDTPSGSVPWLEKRPSRPIRGQKPPQTKVSDVPCDDTVACKDGQTCCKDGKGGWACCPMEQAVCCEDFMHCCPQGTVCNLPAGTCDTPSGSVPWLEKKPSRPITGQKHEGKGLNAANISCDSSHSCPASNSCCKDLDGNWGCCPFSQGVCCQDHLHCCPHDTKCNFRTLSCDSGSSSVPMAMIISARTHGQQKKVKEEKPKEDNSSSGVQCDEHTSCPDHSTCCFIGKTNKWGCCPLTNAVCCQDGEHCCPDQYKCDRSQTSCVKGQVVIPWYTKIAAESSSDLSSIRCDSQTNCPIGATCCRLGSGKWGCCPLPEATCCSDREHCCPKGFMCDEDTGSCVKSILLQVETVPLTSIRHLQTDKQCGGGYTCSESETCCRTSQTSWSCCPSPQAVCCSDMKHCCPAGYVCENNGMCTQATAFNWDHWQVFFSRKKRALLV from the exons ATGAAGATACCGGCTGTAGCAGCACGGCTTCTATTTTATAATCTACAGCGTCGGCGAAGGAGAGAGAACAG GTTGACCAGGAGACTGTGGGAGAGATTGCTTATCACTTTGCCCAAAGTTCTCCAGGTGTTCTTGAAGATCCACTTCTTTTTCATGCATTTAAAC ATGCTGAAACTAACCCTAGGTTTGTCCTTGTTGAGCCTGGTGGTCAGCTCAAAGTGTCCCAGTGAACAGCTTTGTAGGGACAGAGAGACATGTTGCCTGATCCAGACTTCTGGAGAGTACAGCTGCTGCCCTTTCCATCAG ggagAGTGTTGTGAAGACCACTTGCATTGTTGTCCCGAGGGGATGTTGTGCCAAACTGCAGAATCCAGTTGTTCAAACTCCACTCACTCTGTGCCATGGACTGAGAGGAggactgccacacagacattgaGTCTCGCTAAA TCCTTCAGGATGATCAGTGCCACCGTGGCCAGTAAGGATAACATCATCTGTCCGGATAACTCCTCCTGTCCAGCCGAGTTCTCCTGCCTCAAGCTGACTGATAAATACAGCTGCTGTCCAGTCACACAG GGCATCGTCTGCTCAGACGGAAAACACTGCTGTCCCAGTGATCACGACTGCAGCATTGACAGCACCTCCTGTGTCAGAAAGAGAG agccTGTGAAGGCAGTGATATGTGCTGATGGAATGTCAGAGTGTCCAGTACAGACCTCATGTTGTAAGACTGCTGACGGAAGCTGGGGCTGTTGCCCGATGCCCAGA GCTGTATGCTGTGCTGACAACGTCCACTGTTGTCCAGAAGACACTGTTTGTCACATTAACAGCTCCAAGTGTGTGTCCTCCACCAGACAGGAGCTGCCGATGTGGTCCAAGTTCCCCGCTCGCCTCAGAGCTGCCTGGGAGGACCACAAAG TGTCCGATGTTCCCTGTGATGACACTGTGGCCTGTAAAGATGGACAGACGTGCTGTAAGGATGGGAAAGGAGGCTGGGCGTGTTGCCCAATGGAGCAG GCGGTGTGCTGTGAAGACTTCATGCACTGCTGTCCTCATGGGACAGTCTGTAACCTCCCTGCAGGGACATGTGACACACCCTCAGGTTCTGTGCCCTGGCTGGAGAAGAGGCCCAGCCGACCAATcagaggacagaaacctccACAAACTAAAG TGTCTGATGTTCCCTGTGATGACACTGTGGCCTGTAAAGATGGACAGACGTGCTGTAAGGATGGGAAAGGAGGCTGGGCGTGTTGTCCAATGGAGCAG GCGGTGTGCTGTGAAGACTTCATGCACTGCTGTCCTCATGGGACAGTCTGCAACCTCCCTGCAGGGACATGTGACACACCCTCAGGTTCTGTGCCCTGGCTGGAGAAGAGGCCCAGCCGACCAATcagaggacagaaacctccACAGACTAAAG TGTCTGATGTTCCCTGTGATGACACTGTGGCCTGTAAAGATGGACAGACGTGCTGTAAGGATGGGAAAGGAGGCTGGGCGTGTTGCCCAATGGAGCAG GCGGTGTGCTGTGAAGACTTCATGCACTGCTGTCCTCATGGGACAGTCTGTAACCTCCCTGCAGGGACATGTGACACACCCTCAGGTTCTGTGCCCTGGCTGGAGAAGAGGCCCAGCCGACCAATcagaggacagaaacctccACAGACTAAAG TGTCTGATGTTCCCTGTGATGACACTGTGGCCTGTAAAGATGGACAGACGTGCTGTAAGGATGGGAAAGGAGGCTGGGCGTGTTGTCCAATGGAGCAG GCGGTGTGCTGTGAAGACTTCATGCACTGCTGTCCTCATGGGACAGTCTGCAACCTCCCTGCAGGGACATGTGACACACCCTCAGGTTCTGTGCCCTGGCTGGAGAAGAGGCCCAGCCGACCAATcagaggacagaaacctccACAGACTAAAG TGTCCGATGTTCCCTGTGATGACACTGTGGCCTGTAAAGATGGACAGACGTGCTGTAAGGATGGGAAAGGAGGCTGGGCGTGTTGCCCAATGGAGCAG GCGGTGTGCTGTGAAGACTTCATGCACTGCTGTCCTCAAGGAACAGTCTGTAACCTCCCTGCAGGGACATGTGACACACCCTCAGGTTCTGTGCCCTGGCTGGAGAAGAAGCCCAGCCGACCAATCACTGGACAGAAACATGAGGGTAAAGGACTCAATGCAGCGAACATCAGCTGTGACTCGTCTCATTCCTGCCCAGCTTCCAACTCATGTTGTAAAGATTTGGATGGGAACTGGGGCTGCTGTCCTTTCTCTCAG GGTGTTTGCTGCCAGGACCATTTACACTGTTGTCCACACGACACTAAGTGTAACTTCAGAACACTCTCCTGTGATAGCGGCAGCAGCTCTGTTCCCATGGCTATGATCATCTCAGCCAGGACGCACGGGCAGCAGAAGAAGGTCAAAGAGGAGAAGCCAAAGGAGGATAACAGCAGCAGCGGTGTTCAATGTGATGAACACACTTCCTGCCCTGATCACTCCACTTGTTGCTTCAttggcaaaacaaacaaatggggCTGCTGCCCTCTGACCAAC GCCGTGTGTTGTCAGGATGGAGAGCACTGCTGTCCAGATCAGTATAAGTGCGACAGGTCTCAGACGTCTTGCGTTAAAGGACAGGTGGTCATTCCATGGTACACTAAAATagcagcagagagcagctctgACCTCAGCTCTATCCGGTGCGACTCTCAGACAAACTGCCCCATTGGCGCCACCTGCTGTAGACTGGGCTCAGGAAAATGGGGCTGCTGCCCTCTTCcagag GCGACCTGCTGCTCAGACAGAGAGCACTGCTGCCCTAAGGGCTTCATGTGTGACGAGGACACTGGTTCGTGTGTGAAGAGCATCCTCCTGCAGGTGGAGACTGTCCCTCTCACAAGCATCAGACATCTGCAGACTGATAAACAGTGTGGAGGAGGATATACCTGCAGTGAATCTGAGACCTGCTGTAGAACCTCTCAGACTTCCTGGAGCTGCTGCCCCTCTCCACAG